One window from the genome of Castellaniella sp. MT123 encodes:
- a CDS encoding fumarylacetoacetate hydrolase family protein: MKLATLKNATRDGQLVVVSRDLAHCVAVPGIAPTLQAALDDWDACGPALRAAYDRLNGGHDAAARPFDPAACHSPLPRAYQWADGSAYLNHVELVRRARNSQVPESFFTDPLMYQGGSDSFVGPRDAIVADTEDWGIDLEAEVAIVTGDVPMGAAPEQAADAIRLLMLVNDVSLRALIPGELAKGFGFFQSKPASAFSPVAVTPDELGVAWRDGKVHLPLRVDLNGEPFGCPNAGQDMTFNFPRLIAHAARTRDLAAGTIIGSGTVSNKQGGLHGSSMRNGGVGYCCIAEVRMYETIEGGAPVTPFMRFGDRVRIHMEDAQGADIFGAIEQTVARRQAG; this comes from the coding sequence ATGAAGCTAGCCACCCTCAAAAACGCGACGCGCGACGGCCAGCTGGTCGTGGTGTCCCGCGACCTGGCGCATTGCGTGGCGGTGCCCGGGATCGCGCCGACCCTGCAGGCGGCGCTCGACGACTGGGACGCCTGCGGGCCGGCGCTGCGCGCGGCCTACGACCGGCTCAATGGCGGCCACGATGCGGCGGCCCGCCCCTTTGATCCGGCGGCCTGCCATTCGCCGCTGCCGCGTGCCTATCAGTGGGCCGACGGCTCGGCCTATCTGAACCATGTCGAGCTGGTGCGCCGTGCGCGCAACAGCCAGGTGCCGGAATCCTTCTTCACCGATCCGCTCATGTACCAGGGCGGCTCGGACTCGTTCGTCGGCCCGCGCGATGCGATCGTGGCCGACACCGAGGACTGGGGCATCGACCTGGAGGCCGAAGTCGCCATCGTCACGGGCGACGTGCCGATGGGCGCCGCGCCCGAGCAGGCGGCCGACGCCATCCGGCTGCTGATGCTGGTCAACGACGTGTCGCTGCGCGCGCTCATCCCCGGGGAACTGGCCAAGGGCTTCGGCTTTTTTCAGTCCAAGCCCGCGAGCGCCTTCTCGCCGGTGGCGGTCACCCCCGACGAGCTGGGCGTGGCCTGGCGCGACGGCAAGGTGCACCTGCCGCTGCGCGTGGACCTGAACGGCGAGCCCTTTGGCTGCCCGAACGCGGGCCAGGACATGACTTTCAATTTTCCGCGGCTCATCGCCCATGCGGCGCGCACGCGGGATCTTGCCGCGGGCACGATCATCGGCTCGGGCACGGTCTCCAACAAGCAAGGCGGCCTGCACGGATCCAGCATGCGCAACGGCGGCGTGGGCTACTGCTGCATCGCCGAGGTGCGCATGTACGAGACCATCGAAGGCGGGGCGCCGGTGACGCCCTTTATGCGCTTTGGCGACCGGGTCCGCATTCACATGGAAGACGCCCAAGGGGCGGATATTTTCGGCGCCATCGAGCAGACCGTGGCGCGTCGGCAGGCGGGCTGA
- the maiA gene encoding maleylacetoacetate isomerase, whose product MRELYSYFRSSAAYRVRIALGIKGLDYRIVPIHLLNGGGEQHGADYLRRNPEGLVPALADGGHVLTQSLAIMEYLDEAYAGAPLLPADPLARARTRALALLIACDIHPLNNLRVLRWLAHEMRVDKDVRDAWYRHWIEIGFQALEARLQSPDTGLCCHGDTPGMADCCLVPQVYNAQRYDMDLSAYPTVARIAAHCETLPAFQAAHPDVQPDAA is encoded by the coding sequence ATGCGCGAGCTCTATTCCTATTTCCGCAGTTCCGCCGCCTATCGGGTGCGCATCGCGCTGGGCATCAAGGGCCTGGATTACCGCATTGTGCCCATCCATCTGCTCAACGGCGGCGGCGAGCAGCACGGCGCGGACTACCTGCGCCGCAACCCCGAGGGCCTGGTGCCGGCGCTGGCCGACGGCGGCCATGTCCTGACCCAGTCGCTGGCCATCATGGAATACCTGGACGAGGCGTATGCGGGCGCACCGTTGCTGCCCGCCGACCCGCTGGCGCGCGCCCGGACACGCGCCTTGGCGCTATTGATTGCCTGCGATATCCACCCGCTGAACAATCTGCGCGTGCTGCGTTGGCTCGCCCACGAGATGCGGGTGGACAAGGATGTGCGCGACGCCTGGTACCGCCACTGGATCGAGATCGGGTTCCAGGCACTGGAGGCGCGGCTTCAGTCGCCGGACACTGGCCTGTGCTGTCATGGTGACACTCCCGGCATGGCCGACTGTTGCCTGGTGCCCCAGGTCTACAACGCGCAGCGCTACGACATGGATCTCTCGGCCTATCCGACGGTCGCGCGCATCGCTGCGCACTGCGAGACTCTGCCCGCGTTCCAGGCCGCGCATCCGGACGTGCAGCCCGACGCGGCCTGA
- a CDS encoding homogentisate 1,2-dioxygenase — protein MKNTIAFPKAEGIYTRQAHADIPDGLYEREHGRNGFFGPASHILHTHKPTGWTHWEGPLELTLLDLNRLDDSAPCPWKARRFMHNAQTQVCFWKFDVPMPDLARNGDGDMILFFHKGEGEFFCDYGHMSYREGDYINIPRGTTWRLETSVRNEVLTIEATEDLFMLPERGIAGRHAQFDLAVLDTPKIDEAFKAQYSETETRVRAKRRQQVTTVTFPYNFLDAAGWHGDCVPVKLNWRDIRELLSDRYHLPPTVHATFLSNTIIVCTFAPRPIESDPGALKVPFYHNNDEFDESIFYHQGNFFSRDNIKPGMFTLHPSGFHHGPHPKAYAAAAANNKGERRYTDEVAVMIDSRYPLELDPATDTVKVPGYLDSWKE, from the coding sequence ATGAAAAACACCATCGCCTTCCCCAAAGCGGAAGGCATCTACACCCGCCAGGCCCACGCCGACATCCCCGACGGTCTGTACGAGCGCGAACACGGGCGCAATGGCTTCTTTGGCCCGGCCAGCCATATCCTGCATACCCATAAGCCCACCGGCTGGACCCATTGGGAAGGCCCGCTGGAACTGACCCTGCTGGATCTCAATCGCCTCGACGACAGCGCACCCTGCCCCTGGAAGGCGCGCCGCTTCATGCACAACGCCCAGACCCAGGTCTGCTTCTGGAAGTTCGACGTGCCCATGCCCGATCTGGCCCGCAACGGCGACGGCGACATGATCCTGTTCTTCCACAAGGGCGAGGGGGAGTTCTTCTGCGACTACGGCCACATGAGCTACCGCGAAGGCGACTACATCAACATCCCGCGCGGCACCACCTGGCGCCTGGAGACGTCCGTGCGCAACGAGGTCCTGACGATCGAGGCCACCGAGGACCTGTTCATGCTGCCCGAACGCGGCATCGCCGGCCGCCACGCCCAGTTCGATCTGGCCGTGCTGGACACCCCGAAGATCGACGAGGCATTCAAGGCCCAGTACAGCGAGACCGAAACCCGTGTGCGCGCCAAGCGCCGCCAACAGGTCACGACCGTCACGTTCCCCTACAACTTCCTGGACGCGGCCGGCTGGCATGGCGACTGCGTGCCCGTGAAACTGAACTGGCGCGACATCCGCGAGCTGCTGTCGGACCGCTACCACCTGCCGCCGACCGTGCACGCGACTTTCCTGTCGAACACCATCATCGTCTGCACATTCGCGCCGCGCCCCATTGAAAGCGATCCGGGTGCCCTGAAGGTGCCGTTCTATCACAACAACGACGAATTCGACGAATCGATCTTCTATCACCAGGGGAATTTCTTCAGCCGCGACAACATCAAACCAGGCATGTTCACCCTGCATCCGTCGGGCTTCCATCATGGCCCGCACCCCAAGGCCTACGCTGCGGCGGCCGCCAACAACAAGGGCGAACGCAGATACACGGACGAAGTCGCCGTGATGATCGATTCGCGCTATCCGCTGGAACTGGACCCGGCGACCGACACCGTCAAGGTGCCGGGGTACCTGGATTCATGGAAGGAATGA
- a CDS encoding IclR family transcriptional regulator, translated as MSRPAPAADVPGIQSLEIGLGLFDLLARQGSPCGLSDLARQAGMHRAKAYRYLVSLARAGWVSQDEQGNYAVGPAMRELAVLWLGRQDPIQLASAEARTLAQSLGQTCFVAIPGQAGATVARVFQPDRVVSINIAEGAVLDAKSSASGRAFAAWRDDGRCGLSRAVRQHIRTLGLAVVEGEHVSGVNALSAPVFDAQGGVAVVLTLVGPAPTLPADAGGATANGLRAAARRVSAALGAPAP; from the coding sequence ATGAGCCGACCCGCTCCGGCCGCGGACGTCCCCGGCATCCAGTCGCTCGAAATCGGGCTTGGTCTGTTCGACTTGCTGGCGCGCCAGGGATCACCCTGCGGGCTTTCCGATCTGGCGCGCCAGGCGGGCATGCATCGGGCTAAAGCCTACCGCTACCTGGTCAGTCTGGCGCGGGCCGGCTGGGTGTCGCAGGACGAACAGGGCAATTACGCCGTCGGTCCTGCGATGCGCGAACTGGCCGTGCTCTGGCTTGGCCGTCAGGATCCGATCCAGCTGGCCAGTGCCGAAGCACGGACGCTGGCGCAGTCTCTGGGCCAGACCTGTTTCGTGGCGATCCCGGGACAGGCAGGGGCTACCGTCGCGCGGGTGTTCCAGCCGGACCGGGTGGTCTCGATCAACATTGCCGAGGGTGCAGTGCTGGATGCGAAATCCTCGGCTTCGGGGCGGGCGTTCGCCGCCTGGCGGGATGACGGCCGTTGCGGCCTGTCGCGGGCGGTGCGCCAGCATATCCGGACTTTGGGGCTGGCTGTCGTCGAAGGGGAGCATGTATCCGGCGTCAATGCGCTCAGCGCGCCGGTTTTTGATGCGCAGGGAGGGGTGGCGGTGGTGCTGACCCTGGTTGGGCCGGCGCCCACGTTGCCGGCGGATGCCGGCGGCGCGACTGCGAATGGTCTGCGGGCGGCGGCGCGTCGGGTGTCCGCGGCGCTGGGGGCGCCGGCGCCATAG
- a CDS encoding ABC transporter substrate-binding protein, translated as MALAALGMTASAAEPIKIGSILSATGPAAFLGDPEVKTLQMYVESINKAGGVLGRPLELVSYDDGTDANKANSFAKRLIYDDKVDAIIGGTTTGSTMSMVPLVEKAGIPFISLAGAVVVVDPVKKWVFKTPHTDRMAAEKDFEDMKKRGITKIALVSETSGFGQSGKKESEIVAPKYGIQIVTQETYGPKDTDMSPQLTKIKNNPDVQAVMVFGLGQGPALVTRNYKQLGIKLPLYQSHGVCSDEFIKLTRDASEGVRLPCAALVVANELPDTDPQKPIVTAYAKAFKDHWKTDVSTFGGHAYDGLMIYVDAVKRAGTTDKAKVRDAIEQTHGFMGTGGEFNLSPTDHMGLGLKAFRMLEISRGHWKLID; from the coding sequence ATGGCGCTGGCCGCCCTCGGCATGACCGCCAGCGCGGCGGAACCCATCAAGATCGGCTCGATCCTGTCAGCCACCGGTCCGGCCGCCTTCCTGGGCGACCCGGAGGTCAAGACCCTGCAGATGTACGTCGAATCCATCAACAAGGCGGGCGGCGTCCTGGGCCGTCCGCTGGAACTGGTGTCCTACGATGACGGCACCGACGCCAACAAGGCCAACAGCTTCGCCAAGCGCCTGATCTATGACGACAAAGTCGACGCCATCATTGGCGGCACCACGACCGGTTCCACCATGTCCATGGTGCCGCTGGTCGAAAAGGCGGGCATCCCGTTCATATCCCTGGCTGGCGCCGTGGTGGTCGTCGACCCGGTGAAAAAATGGGTCTTCAAGACCCCGCACACGGATCGCATGGCGGCCGAAAAAGACTTCGAGGACATGAAAAAGCGCGGCATCACCAAGATCGCGCTGGTCAGCGAAACCAGCGGATTCGGCCAATCCGGCAAGAAGGAATCCGAAATCGTCGCCCCCAAGTACGGCATCCAGATCGTGACCCAGGAAACCTACGGGCCCAAGGACACCGACATGAGCCCGCAGCTCACCAAGATCAAGAACAACCCCGACGTCCAGGCGGTCATGGTCTTCGGCCTGGGCCAGGGCCCCGCGCTGGTCACCCGCAATTACAAGCAACTGGGGATCAAGCTGCCGCTGTACCAGTCTCACGGCGTGTGCTCGGACGAGTTCATCAAGCTGACCCGTGACGCCTCCGAAGGCGTGCGCCTGCCCTGCGCCGCCCTGGTGGTCGCCAATGAGCTGCCGGACACAGACCCGCAAAAGCCGATCGTCACCGCCTATGCCAAGGCCTTCAAGGATCACTGGAAGACGGATGTCTCGACCTTCGGCGGCCACGCCTACGATGGTCTGATGATCTACGTCGATGCGGTCAAGCGCGCCGGCACGACCGACAAGGCCAAGGTGCGCGACGCCATCGAGCAGACCCATGGTTTCATGGGCACGGGCGGCGAATTCAATCTGTCGCCGACCGACCACATGGGCCTGGGCCTGAAGGCCTTCCGCATGCTGGAAATCAGCCGTGGCCACTGGAAGCTGATCGACTGA
- the paaK gene encoding phenylacetate--CoA ligase PaaK, producing the protein MPVKTVKPGDLEAIETASRDEITALQLKRLRETLRHAYDNVPHYRKAFDTRGVHPDDLRTLDDLRKFPCTTKEDLRRNYPLGMFAVPRERLARLHASSGTTGKPTVVGYTQKDIDTWANLVARSIRAAGGRRGDTVHVAYGYGLFTGGLGAHYGAERLGCTVIPMSGGQTEKQVQLIMDLRPDIIMVTPSYSLVIAEEFERQGIAPDDISLKVGIFGAEPWGEGMRSEIERQLGLDAVDIYGLSEVMGPGVASECIESKDGPVIWEDHFYPEILNPDTGEPVADGEEGELVFTSLTKEALPIIRYRTRDLTRLLPPTARSFRRMGRITGRSDDMLIIRGVNVFPTQVEEQILRDPQLNGNYQILVSRDGHLDNVEVRCELQHDADALSGEQVGQIGRLLQHHIKTNIGISTRVTVMHYGELPRTQTGKARRVFDDRPKQH; encoded by the coding sequence ATGCCCGTCAAAACAGTCAAACCGGGCGACCTCGAAGCCATCGAGACCGCCAGCCGCGACGAGATCACCGCGTTGCAGTTGAAACGCCTGCGCGAGACACTGCGCCACGCCTACGACAATGTCCCGCACTATCGCAAGGCCTTCGACACCCGCGGCGTCCACCCGGACGACCTGCGCACGCTCGACGATCTGCGCAAGTTTCCCTGCACCACCAAGGAAGACCTGCGCCGCAATTACCCGCTGGGCATGTTCGCGGTCCCACGCGAACGCCTGGCGCGCCTGCACGCGTCGTCAGGGACGACTGGCAAACCGACGGTCGTGGGCTACACGCAAAAGGACATCGACACCTGGGCGAACCTGGTGGCGCGGTCCATCCGCGCGGCAGGCGGCCGCCGGGGCGACACGGTGCACGTCGCCTACGGCTACGGTCTGTTCACGGGCGGCCTGGGCGCGCATTATGGGGCGGAACGCCTGGGCTGTACGGTCATCCCGATGTCGGGCGGCCAGACGGAAAAGCAGGTCCAGCTCATCATGGATCTGAGACCGGACATCATCATGGTGACCCCGTCGTATTCCCTGGTGATTGCGGAAGAGTTCGAACGCCAGGGCATCGCGCCCGACGATATTTCCCTGAAGGTCGGCATCTTCGGCGCCGAACCCTGGGGCGAAGGCATGCGCAGCGAGATCGAACGCCAACTGGGACTGGACGCGGTGGACATCTACGGGCTGTCCGAAGTCATGGGGCCCGGCGTGGCATCCGAATGCATCGAGTCCAAGGACGGTCCGGTCATCTGGGAAGACCACTTCTACCCCGAGATCCTGAACCCCGACACGGGTGAACCCGTGGCCGATGGCGAGGAAGGCGAACTGGTCTTCACCTCGCTGACCAAAGAAGCGCTGCCCATCATCCGCTACCGCACCCGCGACCTGACGCGGCTGCTGCCACCTACCGCGCGCAGCTTCCGCCGCATGGGGCGCATCACGGGCCGATCCGACGACATGCTGATCATCCGGGGGGTGAACGTCTTCCCCACGCAAGTCGAGGAACAGATCCTGCGCGACCCTCAGCTCAACGGCAACTATCAGATCCTGGTCTCCCGCGATGGCCATCTGGACAACGTCGAGGTGCGCTGCGAATTGCAGCACGATGCCGACGCGCTGTCGGGCGAGCAAGTCGGGCAGATCGGGCGCCTGCTGCAGCACCACATCAAGACCAACATCGGGATTTCCACCCGAGTCACAGTCATGCACTACGGCGAACTGCCGCGAACACAGACCGGCAAGGCGCGACGCGTCTTCGACGACCGGCCGAAGCAGCACTGA
- the paaI gene encoding hydroxyphenylacetyl-CoA thioesterase PaaI, which translates to MHEALAPQSLAETVAAAMWSRDHAAQALDMHLDSIAPGSARLSMAVRGDMLNGHGICHGGMIFTLADTAFAYACNSDNHNTVASACHIDFLAPAHQGDRLQAHAQARTQGGRTGVYDITVHNLTTQRDIALFRGKSHRIQGLVTESLDGQGSRPD; encoded by the coding sequence ATGCATGAAGCCCTCGCCCCCCAATCCCTGGCCGAAACCGTCGCGGCCGCCATGTGGTCGCGCGACCATGCCGCACAGGCCCTGGACATGCACCTGGACTCCATCGCTCCGGGCAGCGCCCGGCTATCGATGGCGGTGCGCGGCGACATGCTCAACGGCCACGGCATCTGCCACGGCGGGATGATCTTCACCCTGGCCGACACCGCCTTCGCCTATGCGTGCAACAGCGACAACCACAACACGGTTGCCTCGGCGTGCCACATCGACTTCCTGGCGCCGGCCCATCAGGGCGACCGCCTGCAGGCCCACGCCCAGGCACGCACCCAGGGCGGACGCACCGGCGTCTACGACATCACCGTCCATAATCTGACCACCCAGCGCGACATCGCTCTGTTTCGCGGAAAATCGCACCGCATCCAGGGGCTGGTGACGGAATCCCTGGACGGCCAAGGCTCTCGGCCTGACTGA
- the paaG gene encoding 2-(1,2-epoxy-1,2-dihydrophenyl)acetyl-CoA isomerase PaaG, protein MTEEQPILVSHEDGIARITLNRPDKLNSFNETMHLALRQALDEIQNDRRVRVLVLTGAGRGFCAGQDLGDRAARINSGDKPDLGETVERLYRPLILALQNLRVPTLAAVNGIAAGAGASLALACDLTLAAESASFLQAFSKIGLIPDTGGTWVLPRRVGLARAMGLALLAERLPARQAADWGLIWSCVADADFAAETDRLARILAQAPTRALVRTRQAMQASGLHTLEQQLDMEAGFMRELGWRQDYAEGVAAFMEKRPAHFTGD, encoded by the coding sequence ATGACCGAAGAACAACCCATCCTCGTCAGCCATGAGGACGGTATCGCCCGCATCACGCTGAACCGCCCCGACAAGCTCAACAGCTTCAACGAAACTATGCACCTGGCCCTGCGTCAGGCGCTCGACGAGATCCAGAACGACCGGCGGGTCCGCGTCCTGGTCCTCACCGGTGCCGGACGCGGATTCTGCGCCGGCCAGGACCTGGGCGACCGCGCCGCGCGGATCAATAGCGGCGACAAGCCCGACCTGGGCGAAACCGTCGAACGCCTCTATCGACCGCTGATCCTGGCGCTGCAGAACCTGCGCGTGCCGACGCTGGCAGCCGTCAACGGCATCGCCGCCGGCGCCGGAGCATCGCTTGCGCTGGCCTGCGACCTGACCCTGGCCGCCGAATCCGCGTCCTTTCTGCAAGCCTTCAGCAAGATTGGCCTGATCCCCGATACCGGCGGGACCTGGGTGCTGCCCCGGCGCGTCGGCCTGGCGCGCGCCATGGGCCTGGCCCTGTTGGCCGAACGCCTGCCCGCCCGCCAGGCTGCCGACTGGGGTCTGATCTGGTCCTGCGTGGCGGATGCCGACTTTGCCGCGGAAACCGACCGCCTGGCCCGGATCCTCGCCCAGGCGCCGACTCGCGCCCTGGTGCGCACCCGCCAGGCCATGCAGGCTTCCGGCCTGCACACCCTCGAACAGCAGCTGGACATGGAAGCCGGTTTCATGCGCGAACTGGGCTGGCGGCAGGATTACGCAGAAGGCGTTGCCGCCTTCATGGAAAAGCGGCCCGCCCATTTCACCGGAGACTGA
- the paaN gene encoding phenylacetic acid degradation protein PaaN, whose protein sequence is MPHPLFEQHRPLLDGALRAIAERGYWAAFSENPSPKAYGDEAPEAGRAAFQGHLGKPFELDQPGQAGWHTDEKSPYGLALDVRYPVCDPQALMDAALRAMPAWQALGAEGRVGICLEILQRLNRQSFEIAHAVMMTSGQGWMMAFQAGGPHAQERGLEAVAYAWREMSFIPATSTWEKPQGKHPALVMEKHYEIIGRGVAVVIGCATFPTWNTYPGLFAALATGNPVILKPHGHVVLPAAITVRTIRAVLAENGLDPDLVTLCLPVSHEAAHTLYTHPDVHSIDYTGSNTFGRWLLDHCRQAQVYAELVGVNSIVIDSTDDYQGMLRNLAFTLSLYSGQMCTTSQALVIPAGGIDTDDGHKSYEQVCQDLAAAIDQFLSKPEVATAVLGAIQSDDTLRRIDQAAAGALGQVVLSPRAIVNPDFPQARVRTPVLLTCDAQDTTHFSQEQFGPISFLVRAPDTAAALALVEDLTRRHGALTWSIYSTREDVIDASIQSSWRAKVALSINFTGGVYVNQSAAYSDFHGTGGNPAANASYADSAFVANRFRVVQRRRHA, encoded by the coding sequence ATGCCGCACCCCCTGTTCGAACAGCACAGACCGCTTCTCGATGGCGCCCTGCGGGCCATCGCCGAACGCGGTTACTGGGCCGCCTTTTCCGAGAACCCCAGCCCCAAGGCCTACGGCGACGAAGCCCCCGAGGCGGGGCGAGCCGCCTTTCAGGGCCATCTGGGCAAACCGTTCGAACTGGACCAGCCGGGCCAGGCCGGCTGGCACACGGATGAAAAGTCCCCTTACGGGCTGGCCCTGGACGTGCGCTACCCGGTCTGCGACCCGCAGGCGCTCATGGACGCCGCGCTACGCGCCATGCCGGCCTGGCAGGCACTGGGCGCCGAAGGCCGGGTCGGCATCTGTCTGGAAATCCTGCAGCGTCTGAACCGCCAGAGCTTCGAAATCGCTCACGCGGTCATGATGACCAGCGGCCAGGGCTGGATGATGGCCTTTCAGGCCGGCGGCCCGCATGCCCAGGAACGCGGCCTGGAAGCCGTCGCGTATGCGTGGCGCGAAATGTCTTTCATTCCCGCCACCAGCACCTGGGAAAAGCCGCAGGGCAAGCACCCGGCGCTAGTCATGGAAAAACACTACGAGATCATCGGCCGTGGCGTGGCCGTGGTGATCGGCTGTGCCACATTCCCCACCTGGAACACCTATCCAGGCCTGTTCGCGGCCCTGGCCACCGGCAACCCCGTCATCCTGAAACCCCACGGACACGTCGTGCTGCCGGCGGCGATCACGGTGCGCACCATCCGGGCTGTACTGGCGGAAAACGGCCTGGATCCCGACCTGGTCACGCTGTGTCTACCCGTCTCGCACGAGGCGGCGCACACCCTCTACACCCACCCCGACGTCCATTCGATCGACTATACCGGTAGCAATACCTTCGGCCGCTGGCTGCTGGATCACTGCCGTCAGGCCCAGGTCTACGCGGAACTTGTCGGCGTCAACAGCATCGTCATCGACTCGACCGACGACTACCAGGGGATGTTGCGCAACCTGGCTTTCACCCTGTCGCTGTATTCGGGGCAGATGTGCACGACTTCGCAGGCGCTGGTGATCCCAGCGGGCGGCATCGACACGGACGACGGTCACAAGTCATACGAGCAAGTCTGCCAGGACCTGGCCGCCGCCATCGATCAGTTCCTCTCCAAGCCCGAGGTCGCCACGGCCGTCCTGGGCGCCATCCAGTCCGATGACACCTTGCGGCGTATCGACCAGGCAGCCGCGGGCGCCCTGGGGCAGGTGGTGCTGTCACCGCGCGCCATCGTCAACCCGGACTTCCCTCAGGCCCGCGTGCGCACCCCGGTGTTGCTGACCTGCGATGCCCAGGACACCACGCACTTTTCCCAGGAGCAGTTCGGCCCGATCAGCTTCCTGGTACGTGCCCCGGATACGGCGGCGGCCCTCGCCCTGGTCGAGGATCTGACCCGCCGGCACGGTGCCCTGACATGGTCCATCTACAGCACGCGGGAAGACGTCATCGACGCCTCGATCCAGTCGTCCTGGCGCGCCAAGGTCGCCTTGTCGATCAATTTCACGGGTGGCGTCTATGTCAATCAGTCGGCCGCCTATTCCGACTTCCACGGCACGGGCGGCAACCCGGCTGCAAACGCCTCATATGCCGACTCGGCGTTCGTCGCCAACCGCTTCCGCGTCGTGCAGCGCCGCCGCCACGCATGA
- a CDS encoding 2Fe-2S iron-sulfur cluster-binding protein, with product MARITIEPSGKSVEWKETDTALMALEKAGYALPNNCRAGACGECKVKVVSGQYDQGMVLDMALSAEERHHGYGLMCMAKPISDEMVIEWGTADARPKLFPPREGALFVLIDRRELTPRTLEIRLRPVGKPIRYWPGQYVTLGDERAGVPRRAYSIANAPRHDGEITLQVARADDGVTSAWIHDTLKLGDSIKINGAYGTFIGDPSADTPVLCLAAGTGLAPILDLAEAALQRGYRKRVDMIFSARAWEDVYGGGLMSWWRTKHRNFDYKITLTREQREGCLQGRINTILPGLYPDLSAHSVFIAGSPEFVDSCVATVKSLGARDEFIHKEGFFAVQNVRAQGRSSS from the coding sequence ATGGCACGCATCACCATTGAACCTTCCGGCAAATCAGTGGAATGGAAGGAGACCGACACCGCCTTGATGGCGCTGGAAAAGGCGGGGTACGCGCTGCCCAACAACTGCCGGGCGGGGGCCTGCGGGGAATGCAAGGTCAAGGTGGTGTCGGGTCAGTACGACCAGGGCATGGTGCTCGATATGGCGCTGTCCGCCGAGGAACGCCATCACGGCTACGGTCTGATGTGCATGGCGAAGCCGATTTCCGACGAGATGGTGATCGAATGGGGGACGGCCGATGCGCGCCCCAAGCTGTTTCCCCCGAGGGAAGGTGCGCTGTTCGTATTGATCGATCGCCGCGAACTGACCCCCCGCACGCTGGAAATCCGCCTGCGGCCAGTGGGCAAACCCATCCGGTACTGGCCGGGTCAGTACGTCACATTGGGCGATGAGCGCGCCGGCGTTCCACGCCGCGCCTATTCGATCGCCAATGCCCCCCGCCACGATGGCGAGATCACATTGCAGGTTGCCCGGGCCGATGACGGGGTGACCAGTGCATGGATCCACGATACCCTCAAGCTGGGTGACAGTATCAAGATCAATGGCGCCTATGGCACCTTCATCGGCGATCCCTCGGCCGATACGCCCGTGCTGTGCCTGGCGGCGGGGACGGGGCTGGCGCCCATCCTGGATCTCGCCGAGGCGGCGCTGCAGCGCGGCTATCGCAAGCGGGTCGACATGATCTTTTCCGCCCGCGCCTGGGAAGATGTCTACGGCGGGGGCCTGATGTCGTGGTGGCGCACCAAGCATCGGAATTTCGACTATAAAATAACGCTCACGCGCGAACAGCGGGAAGGCTGTCTGCAGGGTCGCATCAATACGATCCTGCCGGGGCTATATCCCGATTTGTCCGCGCATAGTGTTTTCATCGCCGGCAGTCCGGAATTCGTCGATTCCTGTGTCGCAACCGTCAAATCCCTGGGGGCCCGTGATGAATTCATCCACAAGGAAGGCTTCTTTGCCGTGCAGAATGTTCGTGCGCAGGGCCGCTCCTCGTCCTGA